A genome region from Myroides fluvii includes the following:
- a CDS encoding SusC/RagA family TonB-linked outer membrane protein, with amino-acid sequence MKKQFLLLFLLIATTGWAQKRALKDVEVRLSSQEVTVEQIIEAIEQQTQLKVFLDQTINTQNKISLTTQTVSLQTVLQVLQSKWAIAHQMDDQLLSLKQGKSKGKRISAKGVIVAEDGLSLPGATVVNLNSKQSAMSDLDGAFSMEAQENDLLEFSFMGYQSIVQKATSSMQIKLSEQASALDEIVVIGYGTVKKKDLTGSVGQVSGELIEERNTTQLSQALQGQMSGVTVTRNSNKTGAGATIRVRGITTIGDSNPLIIVDGVAQDNIDEVNTNDIAEISVLKDASAASIYGARAAAGVILITTKRAKSGEFQFSYKADYGIDKPTAMPKPVDYKRYMEMINEMSWNDAGNPENGQHSIYSQEAIQTWKQNNTLDPDQFPITDWQDLLLKKAAYQQRHAFSMSGGGEKTKSRLSMTYDNNEALYAVENFKRIMMRLNNSVEINSYLSGDVDFSYNSTNQTSPTNNPVWEAMRYAPIYAATWQDGRIAEGKSGSNAYASLHYGGENKHYSDKAYGRFALNITPIRDVKVSLVVAPQLYFNRRKNFTKQIPYYDAQDPTRFGGYINGHASTKLVENRNEGKQLTKQILINYNKTYNDHSFNLLAGYEDNFNSVESLGASANNMELDNFPYLDLAPVDYMTNSGNKYETAYRSFFGRLIYNYKDKYHIQANIRKDGSSRFHSNYRWGTFPSVSVGWTLSNEEFMQGQNVFSNLKVRGSWGMLGNERIGNYPYQSSIGFSNTLFYQDGQILSSLTAAQIQYAIENITWETTTSTDFGVDMYFLNNRLGITADYYKKKTKDMLLELEIPAFMGFENPSQNAGEMHTEGWDLDVTWRDQMKDFKYSIGLNVSDSKTMMGNLNDRIVISNNQIIREGTPYNAWYGYVAEGLFQSQEEIGNSALLSTTTKPGDVKYKDISGPDGVPDGKISADYDRVPLGSSLPRFTYGGNIHMEYKGIELGMAFQGVGKRQSLLTEEQMRPFQSSWTSPMQEIDGRYWSPYNTESENIAAKYPRLSHASAENNNYKTSTLWLVNGAYFRIKNITLAYNFPKEVTKPILIDRLRVYLSLNDFFTVSDFPKGFDPETLYNSYITKSINFGVSVNF; translated from the coding sequence ATGAAAAAGCAATTCTTGCTTTTATTTCTCCTTATTGCAACAACCGGATGGGCGCAAAAACGCGCACTGAAAGACGTAGAAGTACGGCTCTCAAGTCAAGAAGTAACAGTAGAACAGATTATCGAAGCGATTGAGCAACAAACGCAGTTAAAGGTTTTTCTCGACCAAACCATCAATACTCAGAACAAGATTAGCTTAACCACTCAAACGGTATCCTTACAAACAGTATTGCAGGTATTACAAAGTAAATGGGCAATCGCACATCAGATGGATGATCAACTCCTTTCATTAAAACAAGGTAAATCCAAGGGCAAGCGAATCAGTGCTAAAGGCGTAATTGTCGCAGAAGACGGTTTGAGTCTTCCTGGGGCGACAGTTGTCAACTTAAATTCTAAACAATCCGCTATGTCTGATTTAGATGGCGCATTTAGTATGGAAGCACAAGAAAATGACTTACTAGAGTTTTCTTTTATGGGATATCAATCCATCGTACAAAAAGCAACGAGTAGCATGCAAATTAAATTAAGTGAACAGGCGTCTGCTTTAGATGAGATTGTAGTGATCGGTTATGGAACAGTGAAGAAAAAAGACTTAACAGGTTCCGTTGGGCAAGTAAGTGGAGAATTGATTGAAGAGCGTAATACAACCCAATTGTCTCAAGCCTTACAAGGTCAAATGTCTGGTGTGACAGTAACGAGAAATAGCAATAAAACTGGAGCGGGTGCTACAATCCGCGTACGAGGAATTACTACGATTGGCGATAGTAATCCTTTGATTATTGTCGACGGTGTGGCTCAAGATAATATCGATGAGGTGAATACGAATGATATTGCAGAAATATCCGTTTTAAAAGATGCTTCTGCTGCTTCAATTTATGGAGCTAGAGCTGCGGCAGGGGTTATTTTAATTACGACAAAAAGAGCAAAAAGCGGAGAATTTCAATTCAGCTATAAGGCAGATTACGGGATAGATAAACCCACAGCTATGCCTAAACCTGTAGATTATAAACGCTATATGGAAATGATCAATGAAATGTCTTGGAATGATGCAGGAAATCCAGAAAATGGACAACATAGTATTTACAGTCAAGAAGCGATTCAAACGTGGAAGCAAAATAATACTCTCGATCCTGATCAATTTCCCATTACAGATTGGCAGGATTTATTGCTGAAAAAAGCCGCCTATCAACAGCGTCATGCATTTTCTATGTCTGGAGGAGGCGAAAAAACCAAATCTCGTTTGAGCATGACCTACGATAATAATGAAGCACTTTATGCCGTTGAAAACTTCAAACGCATCATGATGCGTTTGAACAATAGCGTTGAAATCAACTCGTATTTGTCTGGAGATGTTGACTTTTCTTATAATTCTACCAATCAAACCTCACCAACCAATAATCCCGTTTGGGAAGCCATGCGTTATGCCCCGATTTATGCAGCAACGTGGCAAGATGGAAGAATAGCAGAGGGTAAATCAGGTTCAAATGCCTATGCAAGTTTACATTATGGAGGGGAGAATAAGCACTATTCAGATAAAGCCTATGGGCGTTTTGCTTTAAATATTACACCGATACGTGATGTAAAAGTGTCTTTGGTTGTAGCTCCTCAATTGTACTTTAATCGCAGAAAGAATTTTACCAAACAAATTCCCTATTATGATGCTCAAGATCCAACGCGTTTTGGAGGGTATATCAATGGACATGCAAGTACCAAACTCGTGGAGAATAGAAATGAAGGCAAACAGTTGACCAAACAAATATTGATTAATTACAATAAAACGTACAATGATCACAGCTTTAATCTATTAGCGGGATATGAAGACAATTTTAATTCGGTAGAAAGTTTAGGGGCTTCTGCCAATAATATGGAGTTGGATAATTTTCCTTATTTGGATTTAGCGCCTGTGGATTATATGACCAACTCAGGGAATAAATACGAAACCGCCTACCGTTCCTTTTTTGGTCGATTGATTTACAATTACAAGGATAAATACCATATCCAAGCCAATATCAGAAAAGATGGTTCTTCTCGTTTTCATTCCAACTATAGATGGGGAACGTTTCCTTCTGTATCCGTTGGATGGACCCTTTCTAATGAGGAATTTATGCAAGGGCAAAACGTATTTAGCAATTTGAAAGTAAGAGGGTCTTGGGGAATGCTAGGAAATGAACGGATTGGAAATTATCCCTACCAATCGTCTATTGGTTTTTCCAATACGTTGTTTTACCAAGATGGACAGATTTTATCTTCGTTAACGGCTGCTCAAATTCAATATGCGATTGAGAATATTACTTGGGAAACGACAACCTCTACCGATTTTGGAGTGGATATGTACTTCTTAAATAACCGCTTAGGAATAACTGCAGATTACTATAAAAAGAAAACCAAAGATATGTTGCTCGAGTTGGAGATTCCCGCTTTTATGGGATTTGAAAATCCAAGTCAAAATGCTGGAGAAATGCATACAGAAGGCTGGGATTTGGATGTCACTTGGAGAGATCAGATGAAAGATTTTAAATACAGTATTGGTTTGAATGTATCGGATTCTAAAACCATGATGGGGAATTTAAATGACCGTATTGTAATTAGCAACAATCAAATCATTAGAGAAGGAACGCCTTACAATGCATGGTATGGATATGTGGCAGAGGGATTGTTTCAATCGCAAGAAGAAATTGGCAATAGTGCGTTATTGAGTACTACAACGAAACCAGGAGATGTAAAGTACAAAGATATTAGCGGCCCTGATGGAGTACCAGATGGTAAGATTTCTGCTGATTATGATCGTGTACCTCTGGGAAGTTCATTGCCTCGTTTTACCTATGGGGGGAATATCCACATGGAATATAAAGGTATTGAGTTGGGCATGGCTTTTCAAGGTGTAGGCAAGAGACAAAGCTTGTTGACAGAAGAGCAAATGAGACCTTTCCAATCTTCTTGGACAAGTCCGATGCAAGAGATAGATGGTAGATATTGGAGTCCATATAATACAGAAAGTGAAAATATAGCAGCAAAATACCCACGATTATCACATGCAAGTGCTGAAAATAACAACTATAAAACATCTACCCTTTGGCTAGTTAATGGTGCTTATTTCAGAATTAAGAACATCACCCTAGCGTATAACTTCCCTAAAGAAGTAACCAAGCCTATTCTAATTGATCGATTGAGAGTATACCTATCCTTGAATGACTTTTTTACGGTAAGTGATTTTCCTAAAGGTTTCGACCCAGAAACACTCTATAATTCTTATATCACCAAATCCATCAATTTTGGAGTATCGGTTAATTTTTAA
- a CDS encoding FecR family protein, whose amino-acid sequence MDKKIRAILQRFAQGKTTVKENAFLDRWVDKMQVSTLEHLEDTERLELRIKSKIQQHKRQRQRKRTIFKVGAFCVAIALPIALFIWKPLSTHTPLLYTADQDMTVVLEDHSSVTLYKGSSLLVASAFNQENRQVTLKGKADFSVTKNPNLAFIVHTKNIQTTVLGTSFLVDDSDVAYKVKVNYGKVAVLEREHTKLFVLQAKDSIVWKNHQQVANTLNHTQAFFNFKGKEMHQVVAELAAYYQIPIVLQDPTKSHILVQGDYPKKELYAILNSLGFIHNLSIKNKNQTISIQ is encoded by the coding sequence ATGGATAAAAAAATAAGAGCAATTTTACAGCGTTTCGCGCAAGGCAAGACGACAGTAAAAGAAAATGCTTTTTTAGACCGTTGGGTGGATAAAATGCAAGTTTCCACACTAGAGCATTTAGAAGATACCGAACGTTTGGAGCTAAGAATCAAAAGTAAGATTCAACAGCATAAGCGTCAACGCCAACGCAAGCGAACGATTTTCAAGGTGGGGGCCTTTTGTGTGGCGATTGCGCTTCCCATTGCCCTATTCATTTGGAAACCCCTTTCAACCCATACACCGCTGCTCTATACTGCTGATCAGGACATGACCGTGGTCTTAGAGGATCATTCATCCGTTACGCTTTACAAGGGGAGTTCCCTCTTGGTTGCTTCAGCTTTTAATCAGGAGAATCGTCAGGTGACCCTAAAGGGCAAAGCGGACTTTTCCGTCACTAAAAACCCCAATCTCGCTTTTATCGTTCACACGAAAAATATTCAAACAACGGTTTTGGGAACGAGCTTCCTTGTTGATGATTCAGATGTAGCATATAAAGTAAAAGTGAATTACGGAAAAGTAGCTGTTTTAGAACGAGAGCATACCAAACTTTTTGTTTTACAAGCTAAGGATAGTATTGTTTGGAAAAACCACCAGCAAGTTGCCAATACACTGAATCACACTCAAGCTTTTTTCAATTTTAAAGGAAAAGAGATGCACCAGGTTGTTGCGGAATTGGCCGCGTATTATCAAATACCTATTGTCCTTCAGGATCCGACTAAATCCCATATTTTGGTGCAAGGGGATTACCCTAAAAAAGAGCTCTATGCGATTTTAAATAGTCTTGGATTTATCCATAATCTTTCCATAAAAAATAAAAATCAAACCATTAGTATTCAATAG
- a CDS encoding RNA polymerase sigma factor: protein MSKRNDYLLDQIYMELWKPLYSYAYTITKDSKQSEDIIQEIFIDVWNRLDTLEIHNIKSYLYAAAKYKSFEYMRKRPFTTNELELAYEALQECDLMTAEEQQIFKAYLLDQIKQKAAELLPEKCYQAFQLRFYAEQSYAEIAQAMNISEHTVKNHITKALQTLRAHLPYSIELIFLLVYLH, encoded by the coding sequence ATGTCTAAGCGTAACGATTACCTGTTAGATCAGATCTATATGGAACTTTGGAAACCTTTATACTCCTATGCTTATACCATTACAAAAGATAGCAAGCAATCGGAAGATATCATTCAAGAGATTTTTATTGATGTGTGGAATAGATTGGACACCCTAGAAATTCACAATATAAAGTCGTATTTATATGCAGCAGCCAAGTACAAGAGCTTTGAATATATGCGAAAACGTCCGTTTACAACGAATGAATTGGAACTAGCCTATGAAGCTCTACAAGAATGCGATTTGATGACAGCGGAAGAACAGCAGATTTTTAAAGCCTATTTATTGGATCAGATTAAACAAAAGGCAGCAGAACTTTTACCAGAGAAATGTTATCAAGCGTTTCAATTGCGTTTTTATGCGGAACAATCTTATGCAGAAATTGCTCAAGCCATGAATATATCTGAACACACAGTTAAAAATCATATTACCAAAGCGTTGCAAACCCTGCGCGCACATTTACCATATTCCATTGAACTCATTTTTCTTCTCGTTTATTTACATTAA
- a CDS encoding tetratricopeptide repeat protein: MQKQFNSLTAWQRILDQAETAPGDLLYEIANHLEHGYAINEEEHIEVDQHKAFHFYQKAAQKGHIDATIRLADFYSEGLFCKKDIALALNLYQIGIDNNRGHAAFNQALIYRDLEDYAKAFSLYQIAQTINKAPSIEIAYCHYYGLGTPINKEKAFIIFETIAKNDPENNNTGYEIDDANYYLGLYYLEGTYIEKSTEKARFYFEKANRDQDHRPANELLLLIQKT, translated from the coding sequence ATGCAAAAACAGTTTAATTCTTTAACAGCATGGCAGCGCATACTGGATCAAGCTGAAACTGCCCCGGGTGACCTACTTTATGAAATTGCGAATCACCTAGAGCATGGTTATGCAATCAATGAAGAAGAACACATTGAAGTAGATCAACACAAAGCCTTTCATTTCTATCAAAAAGCGGCTCAAAAAGGTCATATTGATGCTACCATTCGATTAGCTGATTTCTATAGCGAAGGTTTATTTTGCAAAAAAGACATAGCCCTAGCCCTTAACCTATATCAAATAGGCATTGATAATAATCGTGGACATGCCGCATTTAATCAGGCTTTAATTTATCGCGATCTTGAAGATTACGCCAAAGCCTTTTCCCTTTATCAAATAGCCCAGACCATAAATAAAGCACCTTCTATCGAAATTGCCTATTGCCATTATTATGGACTAGGCACACCAATCAACAAAGAAAAAGCCTTTATTATTTTTGAAACGATCGCGAAAAATGATCCTGAAAACAATAATACAGGCTATGAAATTGACGATGCTAATTATTATTTGGGTCTCTATTATTTAGAAGGCACCTACATAGAAAAATCAACCGAAAAAGCAAGATTCTACTTTGAGAAAGCAAATCGCGATCAAGACCATCGACCTGCTAACGAACTATTATTACTAATACAAAAAACATGA
- a CDS encoding carboxylesterase family protein encodes MRFILFIMGLISLNLGAQPKAVLDQTAYQFWVNEPSTVEEKNPLVIFLHGRSLSGTNIERVKRYGPLRGIEKGLKLPAYLVAPQLPSGPWNPDKVDEVVQYMIEHYAIDESRIYVTGMSLGGYGTMKYASKYANRLAAAIAICGGGEARDACNLTSLPIKLIHGDKDFIVPLKESKNILTAIQACNVKAPIELEVVKGGNHGSVEDLYRHITLYNWLFQHTKKE; translated from the coding sequence ATGCGTTTTATTCTGTTTATTATGGGGTTGATTTCCTTGAATTTAGGAGCTCAACCTAAAGCTGTTTTAGATCAAACAGCTTATCAATTTTGGGTCAATGAGCCGAGTACGGTTGAAGAAAAGAACCCTTTGGTTATTTTTTTGCATGGGCGCAGTTTATCAGGTACGAATATTGAACGTGTCAAGCGATATGGTCCACTCAGGGGAATAGAGAAAGGATTGAAGCTACCAGCTTATTTAGTGGCTCCTCAATTGCCTTCAGGGCCGTGGAATCCAGATAAAGTAGATGAGGTTGTTCAGTATATGATTGAACATTACGCCATTGATGAGAGTCGCATCTATGTAACAGGAATGAGTTTGGGTGGATACGGAACGATGAAGTATGCCAGTAAATATGCCAATCGTCTAGCTGCTGCAATTGCTATCTGCGGAGGGGGAGAAGCCAGGGATGCTTGTAACTTAACCAGTCTCCCGATTAAATTGATTCACGGGGATAAAGATTTTATTGTACCCCTAAAAGAATCAAAAAATATTTTGACTGCTATTCAAGCGTGTAATGTTAAAGCCCCCATAGAACTCGAAGTTGTTAAGGGAGGAAATCACGGAAGTGTAGAAGATTTATATCGCCATATTACCTTATATAATTGGTTGTTTCAACATACAAAAAAAGAATAA
- a CDS encoding AraC family transcriptional regulator encodes MKHIQVLRSNELFSLWDPTAIQQQGQIILSYCISGTTKVAINTTNYFVSPGTLLTLLPQSLVLNQQPSVDFQCVHLVFSFRAIDEMILPTNYNFLSVLVEQPLVVLEQEDRSLFEQYIALFQQQESTDSIFQVDALRYLLYSFIAHINRVYQQEEGAMQPSSRKDVAVFQFYNLLHQYYLVEKSVNFYADQLKLSPKYLTTLIRQRTGKSISKVIRELVLIKAKTYLTATDFPIYQIAEQLHFADATTFCRYFKTYVGHSPMKYRQIHR; translated from the coding sequence GTGAAGCATATTCAAGTGCTGCGATCGAACGAACTCTTTAGTTTGTGGGATCCAACAGCCATTCAACAGCAGGGACAAATTATCTTGTCTTATTGTATCTCAGGAACAACAAAGGTGGCCATTAATACAACGAACTATTTTGTATCTCCAGGGACGTTGTTGACTTTGCTGCCTCAAAGTTTGGTGTTGAATCAACAACCGAGCGTTGATTTTCAGTGTGTGCACCTTGTGTTTAGCTTTCGCGCGATTGATGAGATGATTTTACCGACCAATTACAACTTTTTAAGTGTATTGGTGGAACAACCGTTAGTCGTTTTAGAACAAGAAGACCGATCTCTTTTTGAACAATATATTGCTCTTTTTCAGCAACAAGAGTCAACGGACTCTATTTTTCAAGTAGATGCTTTGCGTTATCTGTTGTATTCCTTTATTGCGCATATCAATCGCGTATATCAACAAGAGGAAGGAGCGATGCAGCCAAGTTCGCGTAAAGATGTTGCGGTATTTCAATTTTACAATTTGCTACATCAATATTATCTCGTAGAAAAATCAGTTAATTTCTACGCGGATCAACTGAAATTAAGTCCTAAATATTTGACGACCTTAATTCGCCAACGTACGGGAAAATCCATATCAAAAGTGATTAGGGAATTGGTTCTTATCAAGGCAAAAACCTATTTGACTGCTACGGATTTCCCTATTTATCAAATTGCAGAACAGTTGCATTTTGCTGATGCTACTACGTTTTGTCGTTATTTTAAGACGTATGTGGGGCATAGTCCGATGAAATATCGTCAAATCCATAGGTAA
- a CDS encoding GNAT family N-acetyltransferase, which yields MQTKQITINNKTYTLHIAYQNQEQLRKAFNTMTFDFWEFTFESYYQSGYWNDTCVIFSLFEGETIVAHTTLSLFTTKTPNKELYLGQLGTVMTQPTHTQQGLSRFLMEYIFDAYRGQLDGYFLFANNTVLDFYPKFGFSKVPEFQATKMLEKQPSDYQVQRLDLNANQDLQLFQHYITKGKTACRFDTQNYGLAHFYCYANPAFGFSDSIYVIPELKTLLIAQQEEGNLLIFQAYYLDQNQLDKAFHALATENTTRITLGYTPISGDYTFVPYKEEDLTLFVTSTLVPFFTAQQTMISLLSHT from the coding sequence ATGCAGACAAAACAAATCACAATAAACAACAAAACATACACCTTGCACATTGCGTATCAAAACCAAGAGCAGTTGCGAAAAGCATTCAATACAATGACTTTTGATTTTTGGGAATTTACTTTTGAATCCTACTATCAATCGGGATATTGGAATGATACATGTGTTATTTTTTCTCTATTCGAAGGTGAAACGATTGTTGCTCATACCACCTTGAGTTTATTTACCACCAAGACCCCAAATAAAGAATTGTATCTTGGGCAATTGGGAACAGTAATGACCCAACCTACCCATACCCAACAAGGGCTATCACGCTTTTTAATGGAGTACATTTTTGACGCTTATCGCGGTCAATTGGATGGTTATTTCTTATTTGCCAATAATACGGTTTTGGATTTTTACCCCAAATTTGGTTTTAGTAAAGTACCCGAATTTCAAGCAACGAAAATGCTCGAGAAACAACCCAGTGATTATCAAGTCCAGCGACTAGACCTCAACGCGAATCAGGATCTACAGCTCTTTCAACACTATATAACCAAGGGAAAAACAGCTTGTCGTTTTGATACCCAAAATTATGGATTAGCTCATTTTTACTGTTATGCGAATCCGGCATTTGGATTTTCAGATTCGATTTACGTCATTCCCGAATTGAAAACTTTACTCATCGCCCAGCAAGAAGAAGGCAATTTATTGATTTTTCAGGCTTATTACCTCGATCAAAATCAACTAGATAAAGCCTTCCATGCATTAGCTACTGAAAACACAACTCGTATCACCTTAGGGTATACTCCTATATCGGGTGATTATACATTCGTCCCTTACAAAGAAGAGGATTTAACTTTATTTGTTACCTCTACACTTGTTCCCTTTTTTACAGCGCAACAAACGATGATTTCCCTTTTATCTCATACCTAA
- a CDS encoding SDR family oxidoreductase, translated as MNDKALIIGVSGIVGSNLAEELVNQGWETHGLARNPHVGIAGVIPVEANLSDFSQLQLALADLTPTHVFFTSWMRGNSEEENIQLNRGFVRDVLAILSPKKSVKHVALVTGLKHYLGPFDAYAKSGTLPLTPVKEEHPRLDLPNFYYAQEDEVYAAAARDGFTWSIHRPHTIVGQAKGTNLMNIGTTLAVYASLCKAEGKPMIWPGSEAQWKGLSDVTDAKILAKQLVWAAQEKQAANQAFNVVNGDVFRWNHLWFELAHWFGVEAQGFQGEIQPLEKQLEGKEASWEQLSLDSGLKIKTLHQITSPWHTDLDLSRPLEVVTDMSKSRRLGFNAYQCTRDSFYALFQQLREEKSIP; from the coding sequence ATGAATGATAAAGCACTAATAATTGGAGTCAGTGGAATTGTGGGAAGCAATTTAGCTGAAGAATTAGTAAATCAAGGATGGGAAACGCATGGATTAGCGCGTAATCCTCATGTGGGTATAGCAGGTGTAATTCCAGTGGAAGCCAATCTTTCCGATTTTTCTCAATTGCAACTTGCATTAGCTGATTTGACACCAACCCATGTATTTTTTACTTCTTGGATGCGCGGGAATTCAGAAGAAGAGAATATTCAGTTGAATCGCGGTTTTGTACGCGATGTATTAGCTATTTTATCGCCTAAAAAAAGCGTAAAACACGTAGCATTGGTCACTGGATTGAAGCATTATTTAGGTCCTTTTGACGCTTATGCAAAAAGTGGAACACTGCCACTAACTCCCGTAAAGGAAGAGCATCCGCGTTTGGATCTTCCCAACTTTTATTACGCACAAGAAGATGAGGTGTATGCTGCCGCTGCTCGCGATGGTTTTACGTGGAGTATTCACCGACCACACACGATTGTTGGCCAGGCCAAGGGAACGAATCTAATGAATATTGGCACCACCTTGGCTGTATACGCAAGTCTGTGTAAAGCAGAAGGTAAACCCATGATTTGGCCTGGATCTGAAGCGCAATGGAAGGGATTATCGGATGTGACTGATGCCAAGATATTAGCCAAGCAATTGGTCTGGGCAGCACAAGAAAAACAAGCAGCCAACCAAGCCTTTAATGTTGTTAATGGAGACGTTTTTCGTTGGAATCACTTGTGGTTTGAATTAGCTCATTGGTTTGGCGTAGAAGCGCAAGGCTTTCAGGGGGAAATACAACCCTTGGAAAAACAACTAGAGGGAAAAGAAGCGAGTTGGGAGCAATTGTCACTTGACAGCGGATTAAAAATAAAAACACTGCATCAAATCACGTCTCCTTGGCATACGGATTTAGATTTAAGCCGTCCCCTTGAAGTGGTAACTGATATGTCAAAAAGTAGAAGGCTAGGATTTAACGCATATCAATGCACACGCGATTCTTTTTATGCATTGTTTCAACAGTTAAGAGAAGAAAAAAGTATTCCATAA
- a CDS encoding Crp/Fnr family transcriptional regulator, producing the protein MQGKVEKDRISAKGFVSLSDKVKLMLYDNLFKHIEQKVQLTPAEKVQISSFFRFKKLRKRQFLLQEEEVCRDFAFVSQGLLKSYVLDEKGNENINLFGWEGWWIADFQSFLFQTPATMAIEAMEDCELLLLSREQYDQMLDEVPIMERYFRLVYEKSLATKDQRLVYTQTYSAEEKYLHLMENYPEWAQRIPQSLLASFLGLTPETFSRIKHKKRQSP; encoded by the coding sequence TTGCAAGGGAAGGTCGAAAAAGATCGCATTTCGGCCAAAGGATTTGTATCTTTGAGTGATAAAGTTAAGCTTATGTTATACGACAATCTTTTCAAACACATAGAACAGAAAGTTCAACTGACTCCAGCAGAAAAAGTGCAGATATCGTCTTTTTTTCGTTTTAAAAAGTTGCGAAAACGCCAATTCTTGTTGCAAGAAGAAGAAGTTTGTAGGGATTTTGCCTTTGTGAGTCAAGGGCTATTGAAGTCGTATGTCTTGGATGAAAAAGGCAATGAAAACATTAATCTTTTCGGTTGGGAAGGATGGTGGATTGCTGATTTTCAGAGCTTTTTGTTTCAAACGCCAGCTACTATGGCTATTGAGGCAATGGAGGATTGTGAACTTTTGCTTTTGTCAAGGGAACAGTATGACCAAATGTTGGATGAAGTTCCTATAATGGAGCGCTATTTTCGTTTGGTTTACGAAAAGAGTTTGGCTACCAAAGATCAACGACTCGTCTATACTCAAACTTATTCTGCTGAGGAGAAATACTTGCATTTGATGGAAAATTATCCCGAATGGGCACAGCGAATTCCTCAGAGTTTGCTCGCGTCTTTTTTAGGATTAACCCCAGAGACATTTAGTCGTATTAAGCATAAAAAAAGACAATCTCCTTGA
- a CDS encoding Lrp/AsnC family transcriptional regulator, whose product MHNLDDIDLKLLNLLSENSNVTTKELAQQVNLSSTPVFERVKRLEQEGFIKKYIALIDAEKLNRGFVVFCNVKLKQHERIINNKFIEDILKIEEVVECYNISGEYDFLLKVYANDMRHYQDFVFNKLAMVDSIGSTHSSFVMREIKNEHNIKINLL is encoded by the coding sequence ATGCATAACTTAGACGACATAGATTTAAAGCTACTCAACTTATTATCAGAAAATTCCAATGTAACTACAAAAGAATTAGCTCAACAGGTTAATCTATCATCTACTCCTGTTTTTGAACGTGTAAAGCGCTTGGAACAAGAAGGTTTTATCAAAAAATACATCGCTTTAATCGATGCCGAGAAGTTAAACCGAGGTTTTGTCGTATTCTGTAATGTAAAACTCAAACAACATGAACGCATCATCAACAATAAGTTTATTGAAGATATATTAAAGATTGAAGAAGTGGTTGAGTGTTATAATATTTCGGGTGAATATGACTTTTTATTAAAGGTTTACGCCAATGATATGCGTCATTATCAAGACTTTGTTTTCAACAAATTGGCGATGGTGGACAGCATTGGGAGTACACATAGTTCTTTTGTCATGCGCGAGATAAAAAACGAGCACAATATCAAAATTAATCTACTATAA